The Artemia franciscana chromosome 11, ASM3288406v1, whole genome shotgun sequence DNA segment aaaaacatgaaagaacatgGAATTTgaataagtgccatctcaccaataattaacaatatcaggttaaaaacctggaccagggtaaaggtctgtcggggagaaaactaaaaaaaattttctccaccagcactgggtCCAACCTGAATGATGTCCTTCTTCTTTCGGTTGAGAACATTGAAGGATGCAGGGAAGCAAAGGGTTCCCTTTGGGTTGGAAGACGGGGAAACTAAAACCatgtttcttcttattttctgaCCAACCTTTCGTTTCACAACAACACCTGCAGCTGTGTTTGCAATAACTGATTTACAACGCAGTTTGTGGTACAAGATGAAGTCGGGAGAAATACTCAGAAATTCTTCACCACTTAAGGGGCCGACAAGAAGCTGACATCCGTCATTCAATGCGCCCTTATGAAGAATTCCGACAAGGCGGGTCTTATTTCTGCGCAAACTGAAGTTGTCAACGACATGAAATTCAACACACTCCTccgaaatttcattttcttcaagagCTGAAGGCAATCCAGCTGTTGAAGGTGGCAGCAAATTTAAGAATTTCTTCAGAGTATCCAATCCATCGCCAGTCACGTTTGAGAGAAATAGAATTGGGATATTCTGATCCATCCCAAAAGGTAGCAATGTCTTTTCTGTAACTCTCAAAAGACTTCGGAGTTCACCAACGGACTCCAGAAGCTTTTCTACGCTTCTGATTACATATTCCAAAGTGGGAATCGTTATAAGGTCAATCTTCGTGATAACAACGATTATGGGAATTTGGAGTGCCATTGCCAAACGTAGATGAAATTTTGGGCATCTTCTGGTGTGCACAGGAACAGCTGCGCCATCAACGACTAGCATGGCGTAATTTGGATCTTGACAATTTACTCCACGGATCGTAGTGAGCGAAAATTCT contains these protein-coding regions:
- the LOC136032636 gene encoding GTP-binding protein 2-like, producing the protein MKNLVLPPETEHGNIEYKLHILDLEGAKFIRLSKQMKWRTLEGDNVAIYYIGIHDSVYIEGIVQEEMTKSLVALRKIASEIVAEASLEFEESVAENKTFAKVIVRTGPKADQNCSETRIALLGNKDAGKSTLIRVLTRGMLDNGHGSSSKNILQKESRYKCQSYKKPTRPNTSRINNVILGFDQKGNTFDYSKPFMTLEDYCMQSTKIVNFIDLAGHEEFSLTTIRGVNCQDPNYAMLVVDGAAVPVHTRRCPKFHLRLAMALQIPIIVVITKIDLITIPTLEYVIRSVEKLLESVGELRSLLRVTEKTLLPFGMDQNIPILFLSNVTGDGLDTLKKFLNLLPPSTAGLPSALEENEISEECVEFHVVDNFSLRRNKTRLVGILHKGALNDGCQLLVGPLSGEEFLSISPDFILYHKLRCKSVIANTAAGVVVKRKVGQKIRRNMVLVSPSSNPKGTLCFPASFNVLNRKKKDIIQVGPSAGGENFF